In Crassostrea angulata isolate pt1a10 chromosome 4, ASM2561291v2, whole genome shotgun sequence, one genomic interval encodes:
- the LOC128180800 gene encoding alkaline ceramidase 3-like, with the protein MPPVDGIWGTPTSTIDWCEENYHVTPLIAEFWNTISNVIFIVPSLLMLGIGTIEGHEERFQWCHFSVFTVGFGSWCFHMTLLYSMQLLDELPMIYGAAFHLYSDIEVTSPLNHKNRPLQIGLAIYCAIVTAFYLLSKHVIFFQVSYGLLVTLMVFSSVRLMLYYEHNTLLYLTGLVTYMSGFVLWNLDQHFCGNLQLIRKEYLGVFAPIFQLHAWWHILAGTGTYLSVLFSAHTRYLYLGMKPEIKFWMKVWPYLRLRKQKKE; encoded by the exons ATGCCACCCGTGGATGGGATTTGGGGTACTCCAACATCAACCATTGATTGGTGTGAGGAGAACTATCATGTTACGCCGCTGATCGCGGAATTCT GGAACACCATCAGCAATGTGATTTTTATCGTCCCCTCTCTGTTGATGCTGGGTATAGGGACCATTGAAGGGCATGAAGAGAGATTCCAGTGGTGCCATTTCTCTGTGttca CGGTTGGATTTGGTTCGTGGTGCTTTCACATGACATTGCTGTATAGTATGCAG cttcTAGATGAATTACCCATGATCTATGGAGCAGCATTTCATCTCTATTCAGA cATTGAGGTCACTAGTCCACTGAACCACAAAAACAGGCCTCTACAGATTGGGCTGGCTATATACTGTGCCATTGTCACTGCA tTTTACTTGTTAAgcaaacatgtgatattttttcaG GTTTCATATGGATTGCTGGTTACCTTAATGGTTTTCTCCAGTGTTAGGTTAATGTT GTACTATGAACATAACACTCTTCTCTATCTTACTGGGCTGGTTACATACATGAGTGGTTTTGTGTTGTGGAACTTGGACCAGCACTTTTGTGGCAATCTTCA GTTAATCAGAAAAGAGTACCTAGGAGTATTCGCCCCTATTTTCCAGCTCCACGCCTGGTGGCACATCTTAGCAGGGACTGGGACATATCTCTCTGTGTTATTCAG TGCTCATACAAGATACCTATACCTTGGAATGAAACCAGAAATCAAG TTTTGGATGAAAGTCTGGCCATACCTGAGACTTCGCAAGCAAAAGAAAGAGTAG
- the LOC128180798 gene encoding uncharacterized protein LOC128180798 produces MATIVPKYPLGSAQVHIQMCEKHDLRIDMTCEDCDEFICSQCAKTDHKDHDWKTIPAAGSQRRKELNEFLSKIKEEDVKKMDEKIEKAAKQMEDNQKCCDFEVSKLQKQFDEIVSKLIKIKIHLETELREGLVRKNAKVSEKKLDLEKNSKKIKDFVKFLEDKHSIMSDYSLIENLRDLTNLVSNTDGNIEKGDYSLMYREGGIGEELLESMMGHTFDVDDITVTETDSFQYGDKSIVVMEAIKKDTCFVGGLISGYIEKVNKSNKKEIYININVNDVCVTDEGDVYATDFDNDCVLSLSQSGSVSTVFRTAPLVAVGICPSTKGGLMVTLVDDESERYQPDSSSRRLVRHVTLTGDVIREYEYQEDGQTRLFTVPRRVRQNSNTDICVLNRTNQFAGELVILSISGYLKSVYQGKNQGFQFNPIDVVCDSHCNLIVSDCFNSQVHLVSPEGEFMKYLLTENEVTKPCSMSLYKSALWVGNKHGLVKVFQYYETWDYIN; encoded by the coding sequence ATGGCGACTATAGTTCCTAAATACCCACTTGGATCTGCTCAAGTGCACATCCAAATGTGTGAGAAACACGATTTAAGAATAGACATGACATGTGAAGACTGTGATGAGTTTATTTGCTCACAATGTGCCAAAACAGACCACAAGGATCACGACTGGAAAACTATACCTGCAGCAGGAAGTCAAAGGAGAAAAGAGCTAAATGAATTTTTGAGTAAGATTAAGGAGGAGGATGTGAAAAAGATGGATGAGAAGATAGAGAAGGCAGCAAAACAGATGGAAGACAATCAGAAATGCTGTGATTTTGAGGTCTCTAAGCTTCAGAAACAGTTTGATGAGATAGTGTCAAAACTTATTAAAATCAAGATACATTTGGAAACTGAATTGAGGGAAGGTTTGGTAAGAAAAAATGCTAAAGTAAGTGAGAAGAAATTAGACTTAGAAAagaattctaaaaaaatcaagGATTTTGTGAAGTTCCTGGAAGATAAACACAGTATTATGTCTGACTATAGTTTGATAGAGAACCTCAGAGACTTGACCAACCTTGTATCTAACACCGACGGTAATATAGAGAAAGGGGATTACTCATTGATGTACAGAGAAGGGGGCATCGGAGAAGAATTACTGGAGTCCATGATGGGGCATACGTTTGATGTAGATGACATAACTGTTACTGAGACAGATTCATTTCAATACGGAGATAAAAGTATAGTTGTTATGGAGGCAATCAAAAAAGATACGTGTTTTGTTGGAGGTTTGATTTCGGGTTACATTGAAAAAGTGAATAAAAGCAATAAGAAggaaatatacattaatattaatGTTAATGATGTATGTGTCACAGATGAGGGTGATGTGTACGCCACTGATTTTGATAACGACTGCGTCCTCAGTCTGTCCCAGTCAGGCTCAGTCTCTACTGTGTTCAGGACAGCTCCGTTGGTGGCAGTAGGAATCTGTCCATCAACAAAAGGAGGACTGATGGTCACATTGGTGGATGATGAGTCAGAAAGATATCAACCAGACTCGAGCAGCCGACGTCTGGTCAGACACGTGACACTGACCGGTGACGTCATCCGTGAGTACGAGTACCAGGAGGACGGTCAGACTAGGCTGTTCACTGTACCAAGGAGGGTCAGACAGAACAGTAACACTGATATCTGTGTGTTGAACAGGACAAACCAATTTGCCGGTGAACTGGTGATTTTATCTATATCTGGATATCTGAAGTCTGTATACCAGGGCAAAAACCAGGGCTTTCAGTTTAATCCAATTGATGTGGTGTGTGATTCACACTGTAACCTCATTGTTAGTGACTGTTTTAACAGCCAGGTTCATCTCGTTAGTCCTGAAGGGGAATTCATGAAGTACCTACTGACAGAGAATGAAGTAACAAAGCCGTGCTCCATGTCGTTGTATAAATCGGCATTGTGGGTAGGCAACAAACATGGGCTTGTCAAAGTGTTTCAGTACTACGAAACTTGGGATTACATTAATTGA